One segment of Anatilimnocola aggregata DNA contains the following:
- a CDS encoding NHL repeat-containing protein: MTNNSNRATTVSSPRAGAGISRRQLLASTCALGGAMVAGCTPSGPAQGQLDAVWGNPGTGEGKLNHPRAICIDADNLLYIVDKTPRIQVFTPDGKLVRTWQTPEFQFGKPCGLSFDLEGNLLVADTHYYRILTYTKEGKLLAEKTIGGERGFTPGKFHFVTDCQQDAEGNYFIAEYGEFDRVQRFTRDRQFVSQWGGHGSDIGQFLRPQKMEFDRQGLLWITDACNHRLQVFDVSGPEPKLAKSWGEYGSGPGQLSYPYDLHLDEPAGHIYLCEFGNHRIQKFTLDGQYLGHWGRNGRQPGELDQPWGLTRDSYGRLYVIDTYNHRVQRFWL; the protein is encoded by the coding sequence ATGACTAACAATTCAAATCGGGCAACGACTGTTTCCAGTCCTCGCGCTGGCGCGGGCATCTCGCGCCGTCAGCTATTGGCAAGCACTTGCGCGCTGGGCGGGGCGATGGTTGCCGGCTGCACTCCCAGTGGGCCCGCGCAAGGGCAGCTTGATGCAGTTTGGGGCAATCCAGGAACCGGTGAAGGAAAGTTGAATCACCCGCGCGCGATCTGCATCGATGCCGACAACCTGCTTTATATTGTCGATAAAACCCCGCGAATTCAGGTATTCACTCCCGATGGCAAATTGGTCCGCACCTGGCAAACGCCCGAATTTCAGTTCGGCAAACCGTGCGGCCTATCTTTCGATCTTGAAGGCAACCTGCTCGTTGCCGATACGCACTACTACCGAATTCTGACTTATACCAAAGAAGGAAAACTCCTCGCAGAGAAGACCATCGGTGGCGAGCGGGGCTTCACTCCCGGCAAGTTTCACTTCGTTACCGATTGCCAACAAGATGCCGAGGGCAATTACTTCATCGCCGAGTATGGCGAGTTCGACCGGGTCCAAAGGTTCACGCGCGATCGACAGTTTGTTTCGCAATGGGGTGGCCATGGCAGCGACATTGGCCAGTTCCTAAGGCCGCAGAAAATGGAGTTCGATCGCCAAGGTCTGCTGTGGATCACCGACGCCTGCAATCATCGGCTGCAAGTCTTCGATGTCTCTGGGCCCGAACCCAAATTGGCCAAGTCGTGGGGCGAATATGGCAGCGGGCCGGGGCAACTCAGTTATCCCTATGATCTGCACTTGGACGAACCCGCCGGTCACATCTACCTCTGCGAGTTCGGCAATCACCGAATTCAAAAATTCACGCTCGACGGCCAATATCTGGGCCATTGGGGCCGCAACGGCCGCCAGCCTGGCGAACTCGATCAACCCTGGGGACTTACTCGCGATTCCTACGGCCGCCTCTATGTGATTGACACCTACAATCATCGCGTACAACGATTTTGGCTGTGA
- a CDS encoding DUF1559 domain-containing protein, whose product MNRRPAFTLVELLVVIAIIGVLVALLLPAVQAAREAARRASCQNNLRQLGLALHNYESAFQVFPPSSITDGGAASQPWSGQSFLLPYMEGAGQFSKIDFSVGYHTSTNKALFPPNGIAATKVKVLMCPSDPNDKARLNAGVAEHYPLCYGLSVGPYLVYNPTTRADGGAAFAPNARMTAASIGDGLSNTLGMSEVKAFNPRFHDATLPATAPATPGAVSGSVSGGAWSEFNGHTEWVCGRAIHTGFTTTFVPNTKVPHVSGGKTFDIDVSSMREGATTTDNTYGVITSRSYHPGTVCTLLMDSSVRSISSTVNLATWRALGTRNDGDIPGDF is encoded by the coding sequence ATGAATCGCCGCCCTGCCTTCACGTTGGTCGAATTGCTAGTCGTCATTGCCATCATCGGTGTACTTGTCGCTCTACTCCTGCCGGCCGTCCAGGCAGCCCGCGAGGCGGCGCGACGTGCTTCGTGTCAGAATAATCTAAGACAACTCGGGCTGGCGCTGCACAACTACGAGAGTGCTTTTCAGGTGTTTCCACCGTCGTCCATTACAGATGGCGGCGCTGCCTCTCAGCCCTGGTCGGGGCAATCCTTTTTGCTGCCGTACATGGAAGGAGCCGGGCAGTTCAGCAAGATCGACTTTAGCGTGGGCTATCACACCAGCACGAATAAGGCCCTGTTTCCGCCCAACGGCATTGCGGCGACGAAGGTGAAAGTCTTGATGTGTCCCAGCGATCCTAATGACAAAGCGCGTCTTAATGCCGGAGTCGCCGAGCACTATCCACTTTGCTACGGCCTGAGTGTCGGGCCGTATCTTGTCTACAACCCCACCACTCGGGCTGACGGTGGTGCTGCGTTCGCCCCAAATGCTCGAATGACGGCCGCATCAATCGGCGATGGGCTAAGCAATACGCTTGGCATGTCGGAAGTCAAAGCGTTTAATCCTCGGTTCCACGATGCAACTTTACCCGCCACGGCCCCTGCAACGCCGGGTGCTGTTTCGGGTAGTGTGAGCGGCGGAGCCTGGTCAGAGTTCAATGGACATACGGAATGGGTCTGCGGACGCGCGATTCATACGGGGTTCACAACAACCTTCGTTCCGAACACCAAGGTACCGCATGTGAGCGGTGGCAAGACATTCGATATCGATGTGTCTAGCATGCGTGAGGGTGCCACCACTACCGACAACACTTACGGCGTGATTACGTCGCGCAGTTATCATCCGGGAACGGTTTGCACGCTGTTGATGGATTCTTCGGTACGCTCGATTTCTTCCACCGTCAATCTTGCAACCTGGCGAGCCCTCGGCACGCGCAACGACGGTGACATCCCGGGTGACTTTTAA
- a CDS encoding DUF1559 domain-containing protein: protein MIRLSRLLCPGIRNRSLGFTLVELLVVIAIIGVLVALLLPAVQSAREAARRTQCLNHMRQWGIGMHNHVDTYQTLPYAAKSNPRSVWVMQLWPYVEQKALYEKYDFTVGFEVAPNTVSGSELSPMGTRVKIYYCPSDRQNAMQLAPGDPYIRAKGNYHLNWGDVMQPTSTGAPDAFSPFGYTDFATTSKPRITRLGEITDGTSNTMLLSEMRAPLSNVQQDHRGDFLNNDEVCTYFTTIDTPNSSVPDVMAPGFCVSDPQRNLPCTTGANRKKAARSQHPGGVNVMIADGAASFISNTISLNVWRAMGTMNGGEPF, encoded by the coding sequence ATGATTCGCCTCTCTCGTCTGCTTTGCCCTGGTATTCGCAATCGCTCGTTGGGGTTCACACTCGTCGAACTGCTAGTGGTCATCGCCATCATTGGTGTCCTCGTGGCACTATTGCTCCCCGCGGTCCAATCGGCCCGCGAAGCGGCGCGACGCACGCAGTGCCTGAATCACATGCGGCAGTGGGGCATCGGCATGCACAATCACGTCGATACCTATCAGACCTTGCCCTATGCGGCCAAATCGAATCCCCGCTCGGTCTGGGTGATGCAACTCTGGCCGTACGTAGAGCAGAAGGCCCTGTACGAAAAGTACGACTTCACCGTCGGCTTTGAGGTCGCTCCCAATACGGTCTCGGGTTCGGAGCTGTCGCCGATGGGAACGCGGGTCAAAATCTATTACTGCCCCAGCGATCGGCAAAATGCGATGCAACTCGCTCCCGGCGATCCTTACATTCGCGCGAAAGGAAACTATCACCTCAACTGGGGCGATGTAATGCAGCCGACGTCGACCGGTGCTCCCGACGCGTTCAGTCCGTTCGGCTACACCGACTTCGCCACAACCAGCAAACCGCGGATCACGCGACTTGGCGAGATTACGGACGGAACTTCGAACACGATGTTGCTCTCCGAGATGCGAGCTCCCCTGAGCAATGTGCAGCAGGATCATCGCGGCGATTTTCTCAACAACGATGAAGTTTGCACGTACTTTACCACTATCGATACTCCCAACTCGTCCGTTCCCGATGTCATGGCTCCTGGCTTTTGCGTCAGCGATCCACAGAGAAATCTGCCGTGCACCACCGGCGCGAATCGCAAAAAAGCAGCACGCAGTCAGCATCCTGGCGGCGTGAACGTAATGATTGCCGATGGCGCTGCCTCATTCATCTCGAACACGATTAGCTTGAACGTTTGGCGGGCGATGGGAACCATGAACGGTGGCGAGCCGTTTTAG
- a CDS encoding bifunctional heptose 7-phosphate kinase/heptose 1-phosphate adenyltransferase: MLTATRLESILSSLPRLTIGLVGDLFLDRYLHLSPHSEVSIESGLEAYQVEKVRNSPGALGTVMNNLAALGVGLLVPTTVIGDDGHGYDLLREVRRLPVDPLHIICSPQRLTPTYTKPLKPAGDAWHELNRFDVRSRLPIADAVQEELCRRLEIVWQSSDGLIVLDQVNETGCGVITDRVRTCLEWLAEQNPRKMIYVDSRQRLSDFNAGVLKGNRAEIARAGNLAANAELAELERAAAVLASRTRRPVYCTLGEQGTLVTEPNGKATMAPACKVTGPIDIVGAGDSATSGIVTALLSGATPLEAAVFGNLVASITIEQLGTTGTASPAQVRERWQSLQ, from the coding sequence GTGCTGACTGCTACCCGCCTCGAATCGATTCTCTCGTCGTTGCCCCGACTCACCATTGGCCTTGTGGGCGACTTGTTTCTCGATCGCTACTTGCACCTTTCGCCCCACAGCGAAGTGTCGATCGAATCCGGTCTCGAAGCCTATCAAGTCGAGAAGGTGCGCAACTCGCCCGGTGCACTGGGCACCGTGATGAACAATCTCGCCGCCCTCGGCGTGGGTCTGCTGGTGCCGACAACAGTCATTGGCGATGACGGTCACGGCTACGATCTGCTGCGCGAAGTGCGGCGGTTGCCGGTCGATCCGCTGCATATCATCTGCTCGCCCCAGCGACTGACACCCACCTATACCAAGCCGCTGAAGCCGGCGGGTGATGCCTGGCACGAATTGAATCGCTTCGATGTTCGCAGCCGCCTCCCCATTGCCGATGCCGTGCAAGAAGAGCTTTGCCGCCGGCTGGAAATTGTCTGGCAATCGAGTGACGGCCTGATTGTGCTCGATCAGGTAAACGAAACGGGCTGCGGGGTGATTACCGACCGAGTTCGGACTTGCCTGGAATGGCTGGCTGAACAGAATCCACGGAAGATGATCTACGTCGATAGTCGCCAGCGACTAAGTGATTTCAACGCTGGTGTCTTGAAGGGAAACCGTGCCGAAATTGCGCGGGCCGGTAATCTCGCTGCGAATGCTGAACTGGCTGAACTTGAGCGGGCCGCAGCTGTGCTTGCTAGTCGTACCCGGCGGCCCGTCTATTGCACGCTTGGTGAGCAAGGGACGCTCGTTACCGAGCCGAATGGCAAGGCAACGATGGCACCCGCCTGCAAAGTGACAGGTCCCATCGATATCGTCGGCGCGGGAGACTCGGCAACCAGCGGCATTGTGACCGCGCTCCTGAGTGGGGCGACACCGCTCGAAGCGGCCGTGTTTGGCAATCTCGTGGCCTCGATCACCATCGAGCAACTCGGCACGACGGGCACCGCTTCGCCGGCCCAAGTTCGCGAGCGTTGGCAATCGCTGCAGTAG
- a CDS encoding DUF6807 domain-containing protein: MKFLTSLVCLVATACLALPLSAGELTVEKKDDGVVVKADGKPFATYVFKSGTKPIVWPIIGPTGQEMTRSWPLKDGVEGEKKDHIHHRSFWFTHGNVNGVDFWGEVAKVQGLINHKELIKAEGGSTAVISTRNEWVGPDGKVICQDEPTLTFGANDNARWIDFATKVTAVADEVTFGDTKEGAFGVRVSETMKVDANKGGKIVTSEGLSDKAAWGMPAKWVDYHGPVGTETLGIAIFDHPSSFRHPTTWHVRTYGLFAPNPFGLHDFPNGKDRNGAHTMKKGETFALKYRVYFHKGDEKEGKVAEAYAKFAAE; the protein is encoded by the coding sequence ATGAAGTTTCTCACTTCTCTCGTTTGCCTCGTAGCAACCGCCTGTCTTGCCTTGCCTCTCTCTGCCGGCGAATTAACCGTCGAGAAGAAGGACGACGGCGTTGTCGTCAAAGCAGACGGCAAGCCGTTCGCCACCTATGTCTTCAAATCGGGCACCAAGCCTATCGTGTGGCCCATCATCGGACCAACTGGGCAGGAAATGACTCGTTCGTGGCCGCTGAAGGATGGCGTGGAGGGCGAAAAGAAGGATCACATTCACCATCGCTCGTTCTGGTTCACCCACGGCAACGTCAATGGCGTCGACTTCTGGGGTGAAGTTGCCAAGGTGCAAGGTCTGATTAACCACAAAGAGCTGATTAAAGCGGAGGGGGGCTCCACCGCGGTCATTTCCACTCGCAATGAATGGGTCGGTCCCGATGGCAAAGTGATCTGCCAGGACGAGCCAACGCTCACCTTCGGTGCCAACGACAATGCCCGCTGGATCGATTTTGCCACCAAGGTCACTGCCGTGGCCGACGAAGTCACCTTCGGCGATACCAAAGAAGGTGCCTTTGGCGTGCGAGTTTCGGAAACAATGAAGGTCGATGCCAACAAGGGTGGCAAGATCGTCACCAGCGAAGGACTCAGCGATAAAGCAGCTTGGGGCATGCCAGCCAAATGGGTCGACTATCACGGACCCGTCGGCACTGAGACGCTGGGGATCGCCATTTTCGATCACCCGTCCAGCTTTCGTCATCCCACCACCTGGCACGTTCGCACGTACGGCCTGTTTGCCCCCAATCCGTTCGGGCTGCACGATTTTCCCAACGGCAAAGATCGCAATGGTGCCCACACCATGAAGAAGGGTGAGACATTCGCGCTGAAGTATCGTGTCTACTTCCACAAGGGTGACGAGAAAGAAGGCAAAGTCGCCGAAGCTTATGCGAAGTTTGCGGCCGAGTAA
- a CDS encoding HAD family hydrolase produces the protein MPRNPHPEIETVRTDFPRSGYRAVIFDFDGTLSLIRRNWQGLMVPMMVEWLQQLDTGEAAGRLKQLVEAFVVELTGQPTMVQMQRLADEIRQRGHDAQPATYYLDQYQTSLMYQANARIRAVVRGHASPDSMAVAGARRILSELQHRKLHLVLASGTELKDVQNELRVLDFDSYFELRVHGPVNQDPKFSKQTVMEQLVRQGMPAKSLIAIGDGPAEITAIKKVGGLAVGLASNEVTGSGIDPLKREHLIRAGADIIIGDYRCWQPLLERLGLHDSSVSAA, from the coding sequence ATGCCCCGCAATCCTCATCCCGAGATCGAAACCGTGCGCACGGACTTTCCGCGCTCGGGATATCGGGCGGTCATTTTCGATTTTGATGGTACTCTCTCGCTCATTCGCCGCAATTGGCAGGGGTTGATGGTCCCGATGATGGTCGAGTGGCTGCAGCAACTCGATACGGGCGAAGCAGCCGGGCGGCTGAAACAATTGGTGGAAGCGTTTGTTGTCGAGCTGACAGGTCAGCCGACGATGGTCCAGATGCAGCGACTGGCCGACGAGATTCGCCAGCGCGGGCACGATGCTCAGCCGGCGACCTATTATCTCGATCAATACCAAACGAGCTTGATGTATCAAGCGAATGCGCGCATTCGCGCGGTCGTCCGTGGCCATGCTTCGCCCGACTCCATGGCGGTTGCCGGAGCGCGGCGCATCTTGTCCGAATTGCAGCACCGCAAGTTGCACCTGGTCCTAGCCTCTGGCACCGAACTTAAAGACGTGCAAAACGAACTGCGCGTCCTCGATTTCGATTCCTACTTCGAACTCCGCGTGCATGGGCCCGTGAATCAAGACCCGAAGTTCTCCAAGCAGACGGTCATGGAACAGCTGGTTCGCCAGGGGATGCCGGCGAAGAGTCTCATTGCCATTGGCGATGGACCAGCTGAAATCACTGCCATAAAAAAGGTTGGTGGCTTGGCCGTGGGGCTCGCGAGCAACGAGGTCACGGGCTCGGGCATCGATCCGCTGAAGCGCGAACATTTGATTCGCGCTGGGGCCGATATCATCATTGGCGACTATCGCTGCTGGCAACCGCTGCTCGAACGACTCGGGCTGCATGACTCATCCGTCAGCGCGGCATGA